One window of the Danaus plexippus chromosome 25, MEX_DaPlex, whole genome shotgun sequence genome contains the following:
- the LOC116775058 gene encoding MTOR-associated protein MEAK7 isoform X2, with product MGNTSKKLAAKCALLTKEEQKYVAATFRAASKNSERIREEDLIKFWGPQIDPRLAQYLTNFLFGCGQQKTATVDFNRFAELYVYNVRGTVEERMMVTYNCLGMDYNEDAELPYQLLKEYCESIVSTYMKIVKSSSTKRASTWLEKGFRASASHVQSLGEAVAATIGDLETAQHHCTATQLSKWLQSNILLKQLAELVYVNLYGINRRGGDESPTPMPPAAPSLLPAVEGLEAMPDYPAFIDLSHVVWINSHLPPQHQHKWRFLFSTNIHGESFSTMTGRIIDQGPSVIIVEDSSGYIFGGFATASWAFGPNFTGTDDSFLFTCVPKMRVYPATNYNDHYQYLNHHTKTLPNGLLMGGQFNFGGIWISAEPFGDGASAESCSTFRGYRRLSKEPTFRLRSLEVWAVGDKPLLDKDGDERDVSILDTNPEAKAILDMAGRTRHSEGLREQPPL from the exons ATGGGTAACACTAGCAAAAAGCTGGCAGCAAAATGTGCTCTGCTAACTAAGGAGGAGCAGAAGTATGTTGCGGCAACATTCAGGGCAGCCAGCAAGAACTCGGAGAGAATAAGGGAAGAGGACCTCATC AAGTTTTGGGGTCCGCAAATTGATCCGAGGTTGGCTCAATATCTCACCAATTTTCTCTTCGGCTGCGGTCAACAGAAAACAGCCACAGTGGATTTTAACAGGTTCGCTGAGCTCTACGTCTACAATGTTAGAG GCACTGTCGAGGAGAGAATGATGGTGACATATAATTGTCTAGGTATGGATTACAATGAAGACGCCGAGTTGCCCTATCAACTTTTAAAAGAG TATTGCGAGAGCATAGTGTCGACGTACATGAAGATAGTTAAGTCTTCGTCGACGAAACGCGCGTCCACGTGGTTGGAGAAAGGTTTCAGGGCGAGCGCCTCGCACGTCCAAAGTCTAGGTGAGGCGGTCGCGGCTACCATCGGGGACTTGGAGACGGCGCAGCATCATTGTACAGCAACCCAACTGTCTAAATG GTTGCAATCCAACATCCTTCTGAAGCAGCTCGCGGAGCTAGTGTACGTGAACCTGTATGGTATTAACAGACGTGGTGGTGACGAGAGCCCCACTCCCATGCCACCAGCCGCGCCATCTTTGCTGCCGGCAGTTGAAG ggTTGGAGGCAATGCCGGACTACCCCGCATTCATAGATCTCTCGCACGTCGTGTGGATCAACAGTCATCTGCCGCCGCAGCATCAGCATAAATGGAGATTCCTCTTCTCGACCAACATACATGGGGAATCCTTCTCCACTATGACCG GTCGTATCATCGACCAGGGTCCATCAGTGATCATAGTCGAGGACTCCAGCGGGTATATATTCGGGGGCTTCGCCACAGCCTCGTGGGCCTTCGGTCCAAACTTCACCGGCACCGACGACTCCTTCCTCTTCACGTGCGTGCCTAAGATGAGAGTGTACCCGGCGACCAATTACAACGATCACTACCAGTACCTGAACCATCACACAAAGACCTTGCCCAACGGACTT CTAATGGGTGGTCAGTTTAATTTCGGGGGTATCTGGATATCAGCGGAACCGTTCGGTGATGGTGCGTCCGCTGAGTCCTGCAGCACCTTCCGCGGGTACAGGCGTCTCAGCAAGGAACCGACGTTCAGACTTCGATCACTTGAAGTTTGGGCCGTTGGTGACAAACCTTTGCTCGATAAGGACGGG GATGAGCGTGACGTAAGCATCCTGGATACGAACCCTGAAGCGAAGGCGATACTCGATATGGCGGGGCGGACGCGTCACAGCGAAGGTCTGAGAGAACAGCCACCGTTATAA
- the LOC116775058 gene encoding MTOR-associated protein MEAK7 isoform X1 — protein sequence MGNTSKKLAAKCALLTKEEQKYVAATFRAASKNSERIREEDLIVSGKVDAVSLEKFWGPQIDPRLAQYLTNFLFGCGQQKTATVDFNRFAELYVYNVRGTVEERMMVTYNCLGMDYNEDAELPYQLLKEYCESIVSTYMKIVKSSSTKRASTWLEKGFRASASHVQSLGEAVAATIGDLETAQHHCTATQLSKWLQSNILLKQLAELVYVNLYGINRRGGDESPTPMPPAAPSLLPAVEGLEAMPDYPAFIDLSHVVWINSHLPPQHQHKWRFLFSTNIHGESFSTMTGRIIDQGPSVIIVEDSSGYIFGGFATASWAFGPNFTGTDDSFLFTCVPKMRVYPATNYNDHYQYLNHHTKTLPNGLLMGGQFNFGGIWISAEPFGDGASAESCSTFRGYRRLSKEPTFRLRSLEVWAVGDKPLLDKDGDERDVSILDTNPEAKAILDMAGRTRHSEGLREQPPL from the exons ATGGGTAACACTAGCAAAAAGCTGGCAGCAAAATGTGCTCTGCTAACTAAGGAGGAGCAGAAGTATGTTGCGGCAACATTCAGGGCAGCCAGCAAGAACTCGGAGAGAATAAGGGAAGAGGACCTCATCGTGAGTGGCAAAGTAGATGCAGTGTCCTTAGAA AAGTTTTGGGGTCCGCAAATTGATCCGAGGTTGGCTCAATATCTCACCAATTTTCTCTTCGGCTGCGGTCAACAGAAAACAGCCACAGTGGATTTTAACAGGTTCGCTGAGCTCTACGTCTACAATGTTAGAG GCACTGTCGAGGAGAGAATGATGGTGACATATAATTGTCTAGGTATGGATTACAATGAAGACGCCGAGTTGCCCTATCAACTTTTAAAAGAG TATTGCGAGAGCATAGTGTCGACGTACATGAAGATAGTTAAGTCTTCGTCGACGAAACGCGCGTCCACGTGGTTGGAGAAAGGTTTCAGGGCGAGCGCCTCGCACGTCCAAAGTCTAGGTGAGGCGGTCGCGGCTACCATCGGGGACTTGGAGACGGCGCAGCATCATTGTACAGCAACCCAACTGTCTAAATG GTTGCAATCCAACATCCTTCTGAAGCAGCTCGCGGAGCTAGTGTACGTGAACCTGTATGGTATTAACAGACGTGGTGGTGACGAGAGCCCCACTCCCATGCCACCAGCCGCGCCATCTTTGCTGCCGGCAGTTGAAG ggTTGGAGGCAATGCCGGACTACCCCGCATTCATAGATCTCTCGCACGTCGTGTGGATCAACAGTCATCTGCCGCCGCAGCATCAGCATAAATGGAGATTCCTCTTCTCGACCAACATACATGGGGAATCCTTCTCCACTATGACCG GTCGTATCATCGACCAGGGTCCATCAGTGATCATAGTCGAGGACTCCAGCGGGTATATATTCGGGGGCTTCGCCACAGCCTCGTGGGCCTTCGGTCCAAACTTCACCGGCACCGACGACTCCTTCCTCTTCACGTGCGTGCCTAAGATGAGAGTGTACCCGGCGACCAATTACAACGATCACTACCAGTACCTGAACCATCACACAAAGACCTTGCCCAACGGACTT CTAATGGGTGGTCAGTTTAATTTCGGGGGTATCTGGATATCAGCGGAACCGTTCGGTGATGGTGCGTCCGCTGAGTCCTGCAGCACCTTCCGCGGGTACAGGCGTCTCAGCAAGGAACCGACGTTCAGACTTCGATCACTTGAAGTTTGGGCCGTTGGTGACAAACCTTTGCTCGATAAGGACGGG GATGAGCGTGACGTAAGCATCCTGGATACGAACCCTGAAGCGAAGGCGATACTCGATATGGCGGGGCGGACGCGTCACAGCGAAGGTCTGAGAGAACAGCCACCGTTATAA
- the LOC116775060 gene encoding 26S proteasome regulatory subunit 8: MTLTKMEVDSVKGEGFRPYYITKIEELQLVVAEKSQNLRRLQAQRNELNAKVRMLREELQLLQEQGSYVGEVVKPMDKKKVLVKVHPEGKFVVDLDKNVDINDVTANCRVALRNESYTLHKILPNKVDPLVSLMMVEKVPDSTYEMVGGLDKQIKEIKEVIELPVKHPELFDALGIAQPKGVLLYGPPGTGKTLLARAVAHHTECTFIRVSGSELVQKFIGEGSRMVRELFVMAREHAPSIIFMDEIDSIGSSRIESGSGGDSEVQRTMLELLNQLDGFEATKNIKVIMATNRIDILDPALLRPGRIDRKIEFPPPNEEARLDILKIHSRKMNLTRGINLRKIAELMPGASGAEVKGVCTEAGMYALRERRVHVTQEDFEMAVAKVMQKDSEKNMSIKKLWK, encoded by the coding sequence ATGACGCTTACCAAAATGGAAGTAGACTCCGTAAAAGGAGAAGGCTTCCGACCGTACTACATTACAAAGATCGAAGAACTGCAACTCGTAGTTGCCGAGAAGTCACAGAATCTTCGACGTCTTCAGGCACAACGGAATGAACTGAACGCTAAAGTTCGTATGCTGCGAGAAGAGCTGCAGCTTTTGCAGGAGCAAGGATCTTACGTCGGTGAAGTCGTCAAACCAATGGACAAGAAGAAGGTTCTGGTTAAGGTACACCCAGAAGGCAAGTTCGTTGTAGACCTGGACAAAAATGTCGACATCAATGATGTGACCGCTAATTGTCGTGTCGCTTTACGAAACGAAAGCTATACGCTACACAAGATTCTGCCTAATAAAGTTGATCCATTGGTGTCGCTTATGATGGTGGAAAAAGTCCCTGATTCCACATACGAGATGGTTGGAGGTTTGGACAAACAAATCAAGGAGATTAAAGAGGTAATTGAATTGCCCGTTAAGCATCCTGAGCTGTTTGATGCGCTCGGTATTGCCCAGCCAAAAGGCGTTCTTTTGTATGGTCCACCTGGAACTGGTAAGACACTCTTAGCTCGCGCCGTCGCCCACCACACCGAGTGCACCTTCATTCGTGTCTCTGGTTCAGAGCTTGTGCAGAAATTCATTGGAGAAGGTAGTCGTATGGTGCGAGAACTTTTCGTAATGGCTCGAGAGCATGCACCTTCGATAATTTTCATGGACGAAATTGATTCAATTGGATCATCTCGAATTGAGTCTGGCAGCGGAGGAGATTCTGAAGTCCAGAGAACCATGTTAGAATTGCTCAATCAATTGGACGGGTTCGAGGCCACCAAGAATATTAAGGTCATTATGGCAACCAACCGTATTGACATTTTGGATCCCGCCCTGTTAAGGCCTGGCCGTATCGACAGGAAAATCGAGTTCCCACCTCCGAATGAGGAAGCTAGGTTGGATATCCTTAAAATCCATTCGCGTAAGATGAATTTGACCAGAGGTATCAATCTCCGTAAGATTGCCGAGTTAATGCCTGGCGCATCCGGTGCGGAGGTTAAAGGTGTGTGCACTGAAGCCGGCATGTATGCTTTGCGTGAACGCAGAGTCCACGTCACTCAGGAGGACTTTGAAATGGCCGTGGCAAAGGTGATGCAGAAGGATTCAGAGAAGAATATGTCCATCAAGAAGTTGTGGAAGTAA